The window gctccgtgttaaaggccgtacgttgacctataatggttaacttttataaattgttatttggatggagagttgtctcattggcactcacaccacatcttcctatatctataaacaatacaatatagAATAGAAATAAAACGAAATGTTATGAAATGAACTGTTTGATAGGTAATCAATGTGTTTATTCATCTATGCATGTGTTAGATTGTCTACATGCACGCTGTCTGCATAACTGTTGTTCAATCATTGAATAAATATTTCGATACAACTTTCAATATATAATAAGTACATTTTGGTaatttctaaattctattttatgttttactcgtgttcgtgttgtttattctttagttttctaggttgtgtcatgtgtactattgtttgtctgtatgtctttttcatttttgatcatggcgttgtcagtttattttagatttatgagtttgactgtccctttggtatctttcgtccctcttttactccaaatttttcctttatttttcaaaatatgcacCTTGGTAAACACAATTGGCTGGCATATTCTATTGATATACACTTTCTGTTTCAGAATTTGATTCGAATGATTTTCATATCGCCAGCCAAGTAGTCAGTTCATTTATGtcgacatgaattatcattgatgtggtcataattataaattaactgtttacaaatttaaatttttgaaacactaaggcttttctacctcagaaagagattaccttagctgcatGCTTGGTGTATTTGGAGAACGTTTAAGAaattttggtccccaatgccTCTCAACTCCATACTGTCTTTGGCCTTTAACGCTTTTTtactcgagcgtcactgatgagtcttttgtagacgaaatgcgagTCTGGCGCAAATTTTAAGTTTCTATcatggtatttatgatgagtttataaacatatataaaaggGTAATGGCATAGCATATATAGAACTTATCGagtttaaataaagaaaaaggcAATAGTAGTACACCGCTATTCAATAGAAATAAatcaattttactaaaaaaaaaatcagggttataaaccaaaaccgagggaaacacatcaactataagaggaaaaaacggaacaacagaactattgaactgctacaaaaactcaccaacatacatagaaacgaactatttgataataactgtcatattcctgacttgttgcagaaaattttaagaaaatatggtgggttgaatctggttttatggaTAGCCACACCTCCCGCTTATATGTCAATGTTAAAATATGGcttaaatacattacaaaatgtGTTACATCTCCACGTTAACCATTCATGgaggttttcaaaataaaatcaatgtatGCCGATTCTGAACTCAATGCCGCATCAGTAAAAAATGAGCGACTGACAAAGgatataggtttttttttaaatggtcgcTAAGGGATCGTTCTCTCACGGAAGgtttatttaaaacaaacttaattTGACCGATATTAGGtttaattttaagaaatgtttACACAATATGTTTTTCGACCCTGTGTAATCACATTTGACAACCAAATGAATGATGAGAGAATGTTTTGTATTAATTGGTGATCAACAATGACAGCGAATAACTGACTCAACTTCAATTTTTCAACCAGAGGGAATAAATTGAATCCtaattatgaagatatttttttttgtagatgcaAATGAGGTAAATCAAGATTTAACAGAAGAAGAGGAGGATTCTTGTTATGGACGGAAACAAGAACTTCTTCATGACTGCAAGCGTTTAACCGAAAGTGCCAAAAAGCCATTGAACGTTGCTGTCATTGGACCACCAGGATGTGGTAAATCGTCGTTCCTTAATACTCTGTTTGCTAGTCTAAACAGTGATCGCTGGTACGAATATGCTAAAAGTGGTAAATTCGGAAACCATGAAGGTGTCATGGGTATGCAAGTTACAAGACGTCTGAGAAGGTaatcttttttaattaaaggttTTGGATCTGTATATCAATTAATTTATGttctcttttttaaatattgaaagttTTTGACAAAAAGCTTATTATATCTGCCATGACTCTTGTAAGTTTACGCCAACAATATGTCAGCATATCAAACTTCTTGTTGTTATAGGTAATTAATATTAGAATCAGTATTAACTTATTTGTTGGTATACGTTTTAGTAAATGATAGACTTTCATTTTACATAGGGTTAATATTTTCCATATCCTTTTACATGTTTGCTCTCATGAGAGAACCTGAGAAAATCCGATTTATCTattatgtttttaacttttttctgaatattaatataataatCCGATAAAAcattagtcttttttttttatatgattcttTTTAGTCTATGCCGGTGTGAATTAATTCGTAAAACATTTATATTGCAATTCTTGTTCTCAGGTCACTAAAGGGATTAAAGCTAATCAATTTGGTGTCCCCTTCACTATTTGTTTTCTATAATATTTCAGCTTCACAAAAGAAGAATATTATAGACAGAACGATCAATGTATGTTACCTACATTTATAGATATGACTGGATTTGAAAATGATGATTCCGTGATAACTGAAGAACTCTTATATCTTGTCTTATGTGGAAAAGTTAAAGAAAAGGAGGCGTTAAATGACATTGTGACATACGGAAGATTGAATGGAATTGCAGCAATGAGAACGATGTATAGAACTAGATTATTTTCATACAGACCAATAGATAGGATCATCATTGTGTGTTCGTCAAATCCAGATTCTGCCATGCCTACTGCACTATTAAAAACAGTGGTTAATGTTGCCAATGAATTAGGTAATACCGATATTAGATATCACATTTGAAACTTATTCGTGAATtatattgatattacttttttttatatatataatgataaaatttaaaGCTTCATGTAATATTAACATAGATATCACTTTGATTTATTTTAGTTGGTTAAAAGATATTTGGTGAGTCCTGTAAGATATACGTTGTACATAATTATCAATGTTTTAAAGCAATCATCAATTGATTGAAGATAGATCTAAGATATATGTATATTAGTATAAACGTTTGATCTTTAATATGTGCGATTGTGCTCGAAACATTTTAACTTTGTGAAATGTTGACGGAGTGTGGATTCTCATTGTGAAAGATGAGTGCAAAAAAACGAAAAACTTTTCTCGATTCTTATAAAATTCATGCAATTTCCTCGGTTTCTGTTTGCAACCTTGATTTGCTTCTCTCTTCTTGGTCGAGTTTAGATAAATGTTGATTACGATCTGATGAATTACGAATTAAAATCCAAAGTTGATGGATACATCAGAAGCTGGCAAAATTAAATGAAGCCTACTATAATTTGATGTGGTTTACTATaactataaaagaggggcgaaagataccagagggacagtcaaactcatagatcgaaaataaactgaaaacgccatgcaaaaaagaagaagacaaacagacatctAATGGTATacaagacacaccatagaaatctaaagactaagcaacacgaactatATCGCCATTAATTCTAACATTTACTCCGTTGACTGTTTGATTTTAATGATATTGATCAATGGAATACAAAATGCATTAATAAATTGCAGGAGATAATTTTGCAAAtgcattgaaatatttaaattttacttcAATCAAGTGTTTTAATCAATCAGCAAGGCACATTGCATAATGCATATGTAACTGGATTAAATATAAAATGCTACAAAGATTAAACATAGTCATTGCAATTTCAAGAATTTATTTTAAAGTCTTCATTACTGGCGTTTAGCTATTCGATCAAATTATCGTTATTAGCAGTAAGAAAaggaaatggttaaaaaatgtacagagtTCCAGTATTGCATAAACAATAACACTCGAATGAGCCAGTCTAAATAAACGATTGtttgtatatttaattttatagaCGTAACATTTTATGGTGTAATGACACATGCTGATGTATGTAGAGAAAAATATGGTAACAGAGTACAAGAAAGGGAGAAACTGTTTAGAGAATACCTTGGTTTACCTGGGAATAGATTggcaaatgtaattaattactgcTCAGCTGTGGATCCTGATCGATCATTTGAGGATACTCTATTACCAGCTGTTGATGTACCTGTTCTGAGACTTTTGAGACAGGTATTGcccaaaaatttaatttcaaatgcaACCGTGTTTGTGTTTTAATTGCGGTTACAAGCACAGGATACAAGAACCAAAATTGTGTTTCAATCTTGTAATTGCATGTCCCGTTACGAAATAATTCCGAGGGGTTGTGTATTATGTTGGTGTTCGTGAAGTTAAGGAATCATGACAGATGAGGAGAAATAGTGTATAATGTAACCTTTTAATCAACAAATATTTAATCATACACATGATAGGCTGCAACTTAAGAAAAAAGTAAGATAAAGTTTTCCAAGAAAAACGCCCAATCAAGCACTAATGTATGGAGAGAACCATTCTTTTTTATCCTGATCGTTAAgtacatcaaatatttattaaaatgacgGAATAGAAAACGAGAGTTTAGTTTTCTGTAACTTCCTTCTTATcccataaaaaaatcaaaacaaaattcgCAATAgcttaaacaaaacaaatctagTAAACAAAATTCgcaaaaacttaaaacaaaacaaaacaagtaaaCAAAATACGCAAAATCTTAAACAAagcaaattaaaaagataaaagagaGAGATTTTTGTTCATGATCAACATATTAACACTTCATGGTTTAAGAAATATTCTAAATTAATAATGAGTGGGTGTGtgtttgtgtatgtgtgtgtttgtgtgtgtgtctgtgtgtgtgtgtttgtgtatgTGTGACTCTGTGTACGTGTATTGATCTAAATGGTTTTGTATGTGTGTTGTGATGTGTGTGTTTTCTTTTGATCAAGTAGATAATTTACTATTGAGCGTTGAGAACTTTGTCAtctgttttacaaaaaaagtatTGACAAAGATACCGAACTCTCAGGTTGATTCAAACAGTATGAAGTCCATAAAACGTGACAAAATCAAACGATAGACTTTTTCAACCAACGGAACGAATTGAAAAGAACTTTCCTATTCCTGGCTGGGTTTTATATGTAGCTTATCAttacacttgtatgacagttattTATAGTTCCGTTACCGGTACCgatatatataaacataaggTGAGTCGATCAATCAGACATAACTGGTTAAAAACAAACAgtagtatataaactcatcatagatatcaggactaaattttgtttatacgccagacgcgcgtttcgtctacaaaagactcatcagtgacgctcgaatccaaagaagtgaaaaaggccaaatacagtacgaagttgaagagcattaaggaccaaaattcctaaaagttttgccaaatatagctaaggtaatctatgcctgaggaagaaaagccttagtttttcaaaaaatctattaaattttgtaaacagttaatttataaatataaccatatcaatgataattcatgtcagcacaaacagtgctgactattgggcttgtgtataccgcttttcaaaagtcattaatcgattcaGCGAAAATAAATCTcagtcacaaaccaaaaccgagtgAAACACGTCAACTACTAGAGAAAACAACGGTACAACATAACTACTGAACTTCtacaaaacaaacgccaacatacaaagaaattgaccttttttataacaactgccatattcctgacttggttaaagacattttaaaagaaaaaaaacggtGGGTTAAACCGTTTTTAAAGCTGGCTGAACACTCAGATAGGTGACAGTCGCATAACACTCCACTATATTGCATTTTGACAACAATTGGTGGACAAAACAATTAGACAAAATAggtagaaatgtaaaaaaaaaaaggggggggtacaGCAATCACTATTGTGTCATATATAATCTTGAtcactatataaataaacaaatatgacaacaacaaaaaatatacgGCATACAGATAAAGCA of the Mytilus galloprovincialis chromosome 8, xbMytGall1.hap1.1, whole genome shotgun sequence genome contains:
- the LOC143041933 gene encoding uncharacterized protein LOC143041933 isoform X2 translates to MGMQVTRRLRSFTKEEYYRQNDQCMLPTFIDMTGFENDDSVITEELLYLVLCGKVKEKEALNDIVTYGRLNGIAAMRTMYRTRLFSYRPIDRIIIVCSSNPDSAMPTALLKTVVNVANELDVTFYGVMTHADVCREKYGNRVQEREKLFREYLGLPGNRLANVINYCSAVDPDRSFEDTLLPAVDVPVLRLLRQILTPEPNDSVMHFEDWFNMLKAAFSTTKSLFYYGIRSFVAVDSRVKLAIFIASLIIGLVLLLFIHTLCEIYEFIIRIRDR
- the LOC143041933 gene encoding uncharacterized protein LOC143041933 isoform X1 is translated as MDEDESYEENSVGDLIHERDANEVNQDLTEEEEDSCYGRKQELLHDCKRLTESAKKPLNVAVIGPPGCGKSSFLNTLFASLNSDRWYEYAKSGKFGNHEGVMGMQVTRRLRSFTKEEYYRQNDQCMLPTFIDMTGFENDDSVITEELLYLVLCGKVKEKEALNDIVTYGRLNGIAAMRTMYRTRLFSYRPIDRIIIVCSSNPDSAMPTALLKTVVNVANELDVTFYGVMTHADVCREKYGNRVQEREKLFREYLGLPGNRLANVINYCSAVDPDRSFEDTLLPAVDVPVLRLLRQILTPEPNDSVMHFEDWFNMLKAAFSTTKSLFYYGIRSFVAVDSRVKLAIFIASLIIGLVLLLFIHTLCEIYEFIIRIRDR